A portion of the Mesobacillus sp. AQ2 genome contains these proteins:
- a CDS encoding YpjP family protein, with protein sequence MPAWLRKSLVVLISIVTFGMVSPAQVNGFLTTTAERSDRSTAAETAYLDSLDDTFDEDAERNRFIDRAMREAEHQSFEKFGAKIGPVIEDEFRQTILPNIEKAIEMVAVQFPGEKLNTLQITEMPGGGESEKIFHIIGDNGKDIIRFHVRRDQPPKDGHWFNFHYHTYHDEFQTHYELGRIFWAKNTPPKWKS encoded by the coding sequence ATGCCTGCATGGCTCCGTAAATCGTTAGTTGTCTTGATATCGATTGTCACCTTTGGGATGGTATCTCCTGCACAGGTGAATGGGTTCCTGACAACCACAGCTGAAAGATCCGATAGATCGACTGCCGCTGAAACGGCATACCTTGATTCCCTTGATGACACTTTTGATGAAGATGCAGAACGGAACCGGTTCATTGACAGGGCAATGAGGGAAGCGGAACATCAGTCCTTCGAGAAATTCGGTGCCAAAATTGGCCCTGTGATTGAGGACGAATTCAGGCAGACCATCCTGCCAAACATTGAAAAGGCTATTGAAATGGTAGCTGTGCAATTTCCCGGCGAAAAACTCAATACATTGCAGATCACCGAAATGCCAGGCGGTGGCGAATCAGAAAAGATATTCCATATAATTGGAGATAATGGCAAGGACATTATCCGCTTCCATGTCAGAAGAGACCAGCCGCCGAAGGATGGCCACTGGTTTAACTTCCATTACCATACCTATCATGACGAGTTCCAGACTCATTATGAGCTGGGTAGGATTTTTTGGGCCAAAAACACTCCTCCAAAATGGAAAAGTTGA
- a CDS encoding class I SAM-dependent methyltransferase → MFVTTAGRTDEHMTAQAKAIAVELETEFIPRKKRSVSKIQEQLKDDCLVVGKERLELFPLGETEPFFFHPNSAMFRIKRLMNRERDPLIDAAQLHEGMSFLDCSLGLGSDSIVASFAVGEQGFVTGIEARQELSYLVKRGLRTWDAGNELINRAMRRIHVIEGYSLDILKGMGDNSIDCVYFDPMFDESILESDGIRSLTNFAVYEGLSDELMDHAARVARKRIILKDHFRSRRFEEYSFNVIVRKSAKFHFGVIEKDGGCEGHI, encoded by the coding sequence GTGTTTGTGACTACAGCGGGCAGGACAGATGAACATATGACTGCCCAGGCAAAAGCGATTGCGGTCGAACTTGAAACAGAATTTATTCCAAGAAAAAAAAGATCAGTTTCCAAGATACAGGAACAGTTAAAGGACGACTGTCTGGTAGTTGGAAAGGAGAGGTTAGAGCTTTTTCCGCTTGGAGAGACCGAGCCGTTCTTTTTCCATCCCAACTCAGCGATGTTTCGAATAAAAAGACTTATGAACAGGGAAAGAGATCCTCTTATAGACGCGGCACAATTGCATGAGGGGATGAGTTTCCTTGATTGTTCGCTTGGTCTTGGTTCGGATAGTATCGTAGCCAGTTTTGCGGTCGGTGAACAAGGTTTTGTTACTGGAATAGAAGCAAGGCAGGAGCTTTCCTATTTAGTCAAAAGAGGCTTGCGTACATGGGATGCTGGCAATGAACTGATCAACAGGGCGATGAGAAGGATACATGTAATAGAAGGGTATTCACTGGATATCTTAAAGGGAATGGGCGATAACAGCATCGATTGTGTTTATTTTGATCCAATGTTTGACGAGTCGATCCTTGAGTCGGATGGAATCAGGAGCTTAACGAATTTTGCTGTTTATGAGGGACTTTCGGATGAACTGATGGACCACGCAGCACGTGTTGCCAGGAAGAGGATTATTTTAAAAGATCATTTCAGGAGCAGAAGATTTGAAGAGTATAGTTTCAATGTAATCGTCAGGAAATCGGCGAAATTCCACTTTGGGGTCATAGAAAAAGATGGTGGTTGTGAAGGGCATATTTAG
- a CDS encoding BrxA/BrxB family bacilliredoxin, which produces MSMAYEEYMKQMVKPMREELTRAGFKELLTADEVEDFMENAEGTTLVVVNSVCGCAAGLARPSATQAILRSEKKPDHLGTVFAGQDKDATAKMREYFTDLEPSSPSMALLKGKEVVHFIPRHDIEGQPMETIMENLTSAFEANC; this is translated from the coding sequence ATGTCAATGGCATATGAAGAATATATGAAGCAAATGGTTAAGCCGATGCGTGAAGAACTGACTCGCGCAGGTTTCAAAGAATTGCTTACTGCAGATGAAGTAGAAGATTTCATGGAAAATGCGGAAGGTACCACTTTGGTCGTTGTTAATTCTGTATGTGGCTGTGCGGCAGGTCTTGCCCGTCCATCAGCAACACAGGCAATTTTAAGAAGTGAAAAGAAACCAGATCATCTTGGAACGGTTTTTGCAGGGCAGGATAAGGATGCAACAGCAAAAATGCGTGAATATTTTACAGACCTTGAGCCTTCTTCACCATCAATGGCATTGTTGAAAGGTAAAGAAGTAGTCCACTTTATCCCTCGTCACGATATCGAAGGCCAGCCAATGGAAACCATCATGGAGAATCTAACTTCTGCTTTTGAAGCTAATTGCTAA
- the ilvD gene encoding dihydroxy-acid dehydratase produces MGKDLRIKSHVFSDDARKAPNRAMLRAVGFNDEDFKKPMIGIASTWSEVTPCNIHIDKLAVKAKEGARAAGAAPLIFNTITVSDGISMGTEGMRYSLPSRDLIADSIETVVQGESLDGFVAIGGCDKNMPGCMMAIARMDLPSVFVYGGTIKPGKVDGKDIDIVSAFEGVGQYNKGAIGDGQLHKIECHACPGSGSCGGMYTANTMASAIEALGMSLPGSSSHPAETDEKRDDCYKAGEVVYQMLEKDIRPRQILTKEAFENAITVVMALGGSTNAVLHLMAIANAAEVDLTLEDFNRIQEKVPHLADLKPSGQYVMQDLFEAGGVPAVMKMLLKEGMFHGDCLTVTGKTIAENLQDFPDLNPGQKVIRPVDQPFRENGPLVVIKGNLAPSGAVAKVSGLKVKSMTGPAKVFDDEESASKAVMSDEIVAGDVLVIRYEGPKGGPGMPEMLSLSAILVGKGLGESVALLTDGRFSGGSHGLVIGHIAPEAQVGGPIALIQNGDMITIDSEQKVLSVALSEEELAARKLNWTPPALPSRGTLAKYARLVSCSSRGAVTDLFEGEKVQEPVHS; encoded by the coding sequence ATGGGAAAAGATTTAAGAATTAAAAGCCATGTATTCAGTGATGATGCCAGGAAGGCGCCAAACAGAGCAATGCTGCGTGCAGTTGGCTTCAATGATGAGGATTTTAAAAAGCCGATGATCGGGATTGCAAGTACCTGGAGCGAGGTAACTCCGTGCAATATACATATCGATAAGCTGGCTGTTAAAGCCAAAGAAGGTGCGAGAGCGGCAGGTGCTGCTCCCCTTATTTTCAATACGATCACGGTATCCGATGGAATCTCGATGGGAACAGAAGGGATGCGCTATTCACTTCCAAGCCGTGATTTGATAGCTGATTCTATCGAAACTGTAGTCCAGGGGGAAAGCCTTGATGGCTTTGTCGCAATTGGCGGCTGTGATAAAAATATGCCAGGCTGCATGATGGCGATCGCCAGGATGGATCTTCCTTCTGTTTTTGTTTATGGAGGGACAATCAAGCCTGGGAAGGTTGATGGCAAGGACATTGATATAGTGTCTGCGTTCGAAGGAGTTGGCCAATACAATAAAGGTGCAATCGGGGATGGACAGCTGCATAAAATTGAGTGTCATGCTTGTCCGGGTTCAGGTTCGTGCGGTGGTATGTACACAGCCAATACAATGGCCAGCGCGATTGAGGCTCTAGGGATGAGCCTGCCGGGAAGTTCATCCCATCCGGCAGAAACGGATGAGAAGCGGGATGATTGCTATAAGGCCGGTGAAGTAGTTTATCAGATGCTTGAAAAGGATATCCGTCCAAGGCAAATTTTAACGAAAGAAGCCTTTGAGAATGCGATTACCGTGGTAATGGCACTTGGCGGGTCCACAAATGCGGTACTCCATTTGATGGCAATCGCCAATGCGGCTGAAGTTGACCTTACCCTTGAAGATTTTAATAGAATTCAGGAAAAAGTCCCTCACCTTGCGGACCTGAAACCGAGCGGGCAATACGTCATGCAGGACCTTTTTGAAGCAGGAGGAGTCCCTGCTGTCATGAAGATGCTTTTGAAAGAAGGAATGTTTCATGGAGATTGTCTCACGGTCACTGGCAAAACAATCGCAGAGAACCTTCAGGACTTTCCGGACTTGAATCCAGGCCAAAAAGTAATCCGGCCGGTTGATCAGCCTTTCAGGGAAAATGGGCCGCTTGTGGTCATTAAAGGGAATCTTGCCCCATCCGGAGCAGTAGCAAAGGTTTCTGGCCTGAAAGTGAAGAGTATGACTGGTCCAGCAAAAGTTTTTGACGATGAAGAATCAGCATCAAAGGCAGTAATGTCCGATGAAATCGTTGCCGGGGATGTATTAGTCATTCGATATGAGGGGCCAAAAGGCGGACCGGGCATGCCGGAGATGCTGTCATTATCAGCCATCCTTGTCGGGAAAGGCCTGGGAGAAAGTGTGGCACTGCTTACGGACGGAAGGTTTTCCGGGGGCAGCCACGGTCTTGTCATTGGCCATATAGCTCCTGAAGCCCAGGTTGGCGGACCGATTGCATTGATACAAAATGGGGATATGATCACGATTGATAGTGAACAAAAGGTGTTATCTGTGGCACTGAGTGAGGAAGAGCTCGCTGCCCGAAAGCTGAATTGGACTCCGCCGGCACTGCCATCCAGAGGGACTTTGGCTAAATATGCACGACTTGTTTCCTGTTCTTCCAGAGGAGCTGTAACGGACCTGTTTGAAGGAGAAAAAGTACAGGAACCTGTTCATTCCTAA
- a CDS encoding conserved virulence factor C family protein → MKILSIEPTPSPNTMKINLDEELPMGKSNNYKKDSAAGAPEVVLNILDIEGVKGVYHVADFLAVERNAKFDWKVILPEVRKAFGEEAEESGDSSLEINEHFGEIKVLVQMYKGIPMQVKLTDGTEEKRFGLPELFVKKIGEVQTPEDNVVMVRRWKELGVRYGEFEHVGNEVVEELLAAYPPERLEDLVRLAQNPGQEAQLKAAKKRIRLTEADLDNPDWRIRYQFLEQMDDPTIDVLAVLEKALQDEKASIRRLATVYVGMIEDKKALPLLYNALQDKTVTVRRTAGDCLSDLGFPEAMDTMMEALKDQSKLVRWRAAMFLYEVGDERALPALKQAEDDSEFEVSMQVKLAIARIEHGEEAKGSVWKQMTESRKQ, encoded by the coding sequence GTGAAAATTTTATCGATTGAACCAACACCAAGCCCGAATACGATGAAAATCAATCTAGACGAAGAACTTCCTATGGGCAAGAGCAATAATTATAAAAAAGACTCGGCGGCTGGGGCACCGGAAGTCGTGTTGAACATATTGGATATTGAAGGGGTAAAAGGGGTCTACCATGTGGCAGACTTCCTGGCAGTCGAAAGGAATGCCAAATTTGACTGGAAGGTCATTCTTCCTGAAGTGAGGAAAGCTTTCGGCGAAGAGGCAGAAGAATCCGGGGATAGTTCACTTGAAATCAATGAACATTTTGGAGAAATCAAAGTGCTGGTCCAAATGTATAAAGGAATCCCAATGCAAGTGAAGCTAACGGATGGAACAGAAGAGAAGCGATTCGGACTTCCGGAATTATTTGTGAAAAAAATAGGAGAGGTACAGACTCCTGAGGATAACGTGGTCATGGTCCGTAGGTGGAAAGAACTTGGTGTCCGTTATGGCGAATTTGAGCACGTTGGAAATGAGGTTGTCGAAGAGCTTTTGGCAGCTTATCCTCCGGAAAGGCTGGAGGATTTGGTCAGATTAGCGCAAAATCCAGGACAGGAAGCCCAGTTGAAAGCGGCAAAAAAGAGGATCAGGCTAACGGAGGCAGATTTGGACAATCCTGATTGGCGCATCAGATATCAGTTCCTTGAACAAATGGACGACCCGACAATAGATGTCCTGGCTGTACTCGAAAAAGCGTTACAGGATGAGAAAGCATCCATACGCCGCCTGGCAACAGTGTATGTAGGAATGATTGAGGATAAAAAAGCACTGCCTTTATTGTATAATGCCCTGCAGGATAAAACTGTTACGGTTCGCAGGACAGCAGGAGATTGCTTATCGGATCTTGGGTTCCCGGAAGCGATGGACACAATGATGGAAGCTCTTAAAGATCAAAGCAAGCTTGTCCGTTGGCGTGCAGCCATGTTCCTGTATGAAGTTGGGGATGAGAGAGCCTTGCCTGCGCTAAAGCAAGCTGAAGATGATTCCGAATTTGAAGTAAGCATGCAGGTGAAATTGGCGATTGCCCGGATTGAACATGGCGAAGAAGCAAAAGGGTCAGTATGGAAACAGATGACAGAATCAAGAAAACAATAA
- a CDS encoding ABC-F family ATP-binding cassette domain-containing protein: protein MKMITIENVTKTYGEKELFKGITFTIGERERVGLIGVNGTGKSSLLRIVAGIDQPDSGELIFAKDYKVSFLSQQPEMEPEKTVLDQVFSGEAPILKLMRDYELVLSELGQKPDDEGVQERFYELQRRMDSSDGWDANTAAKSILMQLGISDFTRTMGELSGGQKKRVALAQVLIESPDLLILDEPTNHLDYETVKWLEDYLSRYSGSLLLVTHDRYFLDRVTNRIFELDGGSLYSYKGNYASFLEAKAIREENEAATLEKKKNLFRQELEWIRRGAKARTTKQKARIQRFDKLDEEVSNVKSTEKLDISLSGSRLGKQVLELKDATKKYENKIILDDFNLLVKPGDRLGIIGRNGTGKSTLLNILSGRIELDSGEIITGQTVKIAYYTQENEDMDENKRVIEYLKETAEIVHTTDGKTISAAQMLERFLFPPYAHGTPIRKLSGGEKRRLYLLKLLMEEPNVLLLDEPTNDLDTQTLTVLEDYLEEFPGVVITVSHDRYFLDKVVDLLLVLEGDGQTDLYYGNYTDYLEKRPKPDSVSSQPKKEKAEQPEKTKKKKLSFKEQKEWAEIDDKIAGTEARLEEVQGEMANIGSDFEKGQALMKEEEELNEQLEYLIERWSYLSELADE, encoded by the coding sequence ATGAAAATGATCACGATTGAAAACGTGACAAAGACATACGGAGAAAAAGAACTGTTCAAAGGAATAACATTTACGATAGGCGAGCGTGAACGGGTCGGATTAATCGGAGTGAACGGCACCGGAAAATCTTCTTTGCTGAGAATCGTGGCGGGGATTGACCAGCCGGACTCTGGAGAGTTGATTTTTGCAAAAGACTATAAAGTCTCGTTTTTATCCCAGCAGCCTGAAATGGAACCAGAGAAAACCGTCCTTGATCAGGTTTTCAGCGGAGAGGCTCCTATCCTGAAGCTGATGCGGGATTATGAATTGGTTCTCTCTGAGTTAGGCCAAAAACCAGATGATGAAGGAGTTCAGGAAAGATTTTACGAGTTGCAGCGGAGAATGGACAGTTCTGATGGCTGGGATGCGAATACGGCGGCAAAGTCGATTCTGATGCAGCTTGGGATCTCAGACTTCACACGAACAATGGGTGAGCTATCTGGCGGTCAGAAAAAACGTGTCGCACTCGCACAGGTGCTGATTGAATCTCCTGATTTGCTGATCCTGGATGAGCCTACCAACCATCTTGACTATGAAACAGTCAAGTGGCTGGAAGACTATCTTTCCCGATATTCCGGATCACTTTTACTCGTTACCCATGACCGGTATTTTCTTGACAGAGTGACGAACAGGATTTTTGAGCTGGACGGGGGAAGCCTATACAGCTATAAAGGAAACTATGCGAGTTTCCTTGAAGCAAAGGCAATCCGCGAAGAAAATGAAGCCGCGACACTAGAGAAGAAGAAGAATTTATTCAGACAGGAACTGGAATGGATCAGGAGAGGGGCAAAGGCCAGGACAACGAAGCAGAAGGCAAGGATCCAGCGTTTTGATAAACTGGATGAAGAAGTGTCGAATGTTAAGTCCACTGAAAAACTGGACATCTCCTTAAGTGGCAGCCGTCTGGGCAAGCAGGTGCTTGAACTGAAGGATGCAACCAAAAAATATGAGAACAAAATCATCCTGGATGATTTCAACCTTCTCGTGAAGCCGGGTGACAGGCTGGGAATCATCGGCCGAAATGGAACAGGGAAATCCACTTTACTGAATATCCTGTCGGGAAGAATAGAACTTGACTCTGGTGAAATCATCACGGGCCAGACAGTTAAAATTGCTTATTATACACAGGAAAATGAAGACATGGATGAGAATAAACGGGTAATTGAATACCTGAAGGAAACAGCAGAAATTGTCCATACAACCGATGGAAAAACGATTTCGGCTGCGCAAATGCTTGAACGATTCCTGTTTCCGCCATATGCACATGGAACTCCGATCAGAAAGCTTTCAGGAGGAGAGAAGCGCAGGCTCTATCTGTTGAAGCTGTTGATGGAGGAACCGAATGTCCTCCTGCTCGATGAGCCAACTAATGATCTGGATACACAGACTTTGACTGTATTGGAGGATTATCTGGAGGAGTTCCCTGGTGTTGTAATTACCGTGTCCCATGACCGCTATTTCCTTGATAAAGTCGTTGACCTGCTGCTTGTATTAGAAGGTGATGGCCAGACAGACCTTTATTACGGCAATTATACCGATTACCTGGAAAAACGCCCGAAACCTGATTCGGTTTCTTCCCAGCCGAAGAAAGAAAAGGCGGAGCAGCCTGAAAAAACGAAGAAAAAGAAACTAAGTTTCAAAGAGCAAAAGGAATGGGCAGAAATTGATGATAAGATTGCAGGTACTGAAGCCCGACTCGAAGAAGTACAGGGAGAAATGGCCAATATCGGAAGCGATTTCGAAAAAGGCCAGGCCTTGATGAAAGAAGAAGAAGAGTTGAATGAACAGCTAGAGTATTTAATTGAAAGATGGAGCTACTTATCTGAGCTCGCTGACGAATAA
- a CDS encoding HD domain-containing protein: protein MKELIKITEEFVKKELGSDSSGHDWHHIDRVRKNAQLIWEKEKQGDWFIIEMAALLHDIPDDKLNESEAAGWAKLDSFLQSIELDGDTASRIKSCIETVSFKGGRVLELGSIEAEIVQDADRLDALGAIGIARTFAFGGKKGHPIHEPSLGVRGEMTLEEYRNGSSSSVNHFYEKLLKLKDKMNTPHAKQLAEERHRFMEAFLEQFYSEWNGKA from the coding sequence ATGAAAGAGTTAATAAAAATCACAGAGGAATTTGTGAAAAAGGAACTGGGCAGTGATTCTTCCGGACATGATTGGCATCATATTGACCGGGTGAGGAAAAATGCACAGCTGATTTGGGAGAAGGAAAAGCAGGGTGACTGGTTCATAATCGAAATGGCTGCCTTGCTTCATGATATACCGGATGATAAATTGAATGAATCGGAAGCAGCTGGATGGGCGAAGCTTGATTCATTTTTACAAAGCATAGAATTAGATGGTGACACTGCTTCTAGGATTAAGAGCTGTATTGAAACGGTTTCTTTTAAGGGCGGCAGGGTGCTGGAACTCGGCAGTATAGAAGCAGAGATCGTCCAGGATGCAGACCGCTTAGATGCCCTTGGTGCTATCGGGATTGCGAGGACTTTTGCTTTTGGAGGCAAGAAAGGCCATCCAATCCATGAACCCAGCCTTGGTGTCAGAGGAGAGATGACTCTTGAGGAATACCGGAATGGCAGCAGTTCTTCGGTCAATCACTTCTACGAAAAGCTTTTGAAGCTGAAAGATAAAATGAATACACCCCATGCAAAACAACTAGCTGAGGAAAGGCACCGTTTTATGGAAGCTTTCCTTGAACAATTTTACAGTGAATGGAATGGTAAGGCATGA
- a CDS encoding DegV family protein: MKKIAWVTDSTAYLDEELKNNPDVYQVPMTIVLDDVEYLDGKDLTAEELYEKLKEVKTPPKTSQPPVGVFMELYEKLEKEYDLVFAVLISSKLSGTVASSVQAAQAVNIPVITFDSKILTYPLTSLLKKGIYLAEQGATVEVIKEKLEIIRDSNETYVMIGNLEQLHRSGRMSGVQFYLGSMLSIKPIISIEDGGLNTKEKVRSDKKARDKIFEYLKVSHEKYGVEEVYILYGLHKEAADAWQSQLEGIFPGIQFLSCPIGAVIGVHAGEHTIGISWNNAKV; the protein is encoded by the coding sequence TTGAAGAAAATAGCTTGGGTAACGGATAGTACTGCTTATCTGGATGAGGAATTGAAAAACAATCCCGATGTCTACCAGGTGCCAATGACAATTGTTTTGGATGATGTTGAATACCTGGATGGCAAGGACTTAACGGCAGAAGAATTATATGAAAAGTTAAAAGAGGTGAAGACGCCGCCTAAAACTTCACAACCGCCTGTGGGTGTCTTTATGGAGTTGTATGAAAAACTTGAAAAAGAATATGACCTTGTTTTCGCGGTTTTGATTTCCTCAAAATTGAGCGGAACAGTCGCTTCAAGTGTACAGGCGGCACAAGCTGTGAACATACCGGTCATCACTTTTGACTCGAAAATCCTCACTTATCCGCTGACATCACTTTTGAAAAAGGGGATTTATCTTGCTGAGCAAGGTGCCACCGTTGAGGTGATAAAGGAAAAACTTGAAATCATCCGTGATTCAAATGAAACCTATGTGATGATTGGGAATCTGGAACAGCTTCATCGCAGCGGAAGAATGTCGGGGGTGCAATTTTACCTCGGAAGTATGCTCAGCATAAAACCAATCATCAGCATTGAAGATGGCGGATTGAATACCAAGGAAAAGGTGCGAAGCGACAAGAAGGCCCGCGACAAAATATTCGAGTATCTAAAGGTATCTCATGAAAAATACGGAGTAGAAGAGGTATACATCCTCTATGGACTTCACAAAGAAGCTGCTGATGCATGGCAAAGCCAGCTTGAAGGAATATTCCCGGGTATTCAATTCCTCAGCTGCCCGATTGGAGCAGTCATCGGCGTCCATGCCGGTGAACATACCATCGGAATCAGCTGGAATAACGCAAAAGTCTAA